The Lytechinus pictus isolate F3 Inbred chromosome 14, Lp3.0, whole genome shotgun sequence genomic sequence AGTAATTCGAATGGGAAGGAGGAAGAGATGGGGGAGAAAGTAATAAGAAATATAAGAGATATGATGGTACATTTAAAATAtctgtgttaaaatgaaattagtgTTGTACGTTTGTATATACCTGTCCAGTATATTTGATcagattgattgactgatttttATTCACAGGAAAAACACAATATAAGTTTAAGATTTAAAGTGTAACATCACATTAACAGGATAGCCCAAGAAAGTTGATATGGCTTCATTCTAATGAGGTCCTTACCTAAGTAACTGATGACGAGCAAACTTTACTTAAAAACACACAAGTACAGCTACTATACACTTCATCAATTAAATCTTGATCATTAAACCAACAAGACAATGGTAAAATTTATAGAAAAACCGAAAGACTTGTAAATGTGCACACTCAAGACATATACGCAACGGacagaatttacagaaaaaataaaaataatattcatgattataataTGCGATGGTTACATACTTCGTAACTTCATATgatatatacaatgatatatACACAAGTTTATTTTACATGCATTATATTAAATAACTGATTTAATTCGTAAGGCATTACTAATTCAAATACAGGATTTAAAGTATAAAATACCTTGAAATAATAGCCCATTAAGCCGAGCCgccttctttcaattttttttccttacctAAGTATGATGATAAGCTAAATATACTTAATAAAAACACTATACAGCTTCAAACTCCGCCAAGCAAGTCTTGCGCACTTACGTAACAAGAAAATCATGAAACCTTCACTCTACATTGCAGGGATTTCAAATAAATCTAGACGAACTGAAGTAAGATAAACATGTTGGATAAACATGAAGAGACAAAAAAGACAAAGTATATCTTTGCAAGATAATGCATTAAGTTCCAACATTGTAAATTTTGTATCCCGAAAGAAGACGCAAGGTTGCGTCGAAAATTCGGAATATACATTGGAATAAATGTTTGTTAGAGCTTATAATGCATTGTCTCACTCGCCAAGATACTTTTAAGTTGACAAGTGAAGTCTTTAATATTTCAAAGTGTGATCGTTTTTAACTGATTTATCAATTTTAGGGAGGGAATTCGACAAAAGTATagtaatcaaaataaacaagaaCTTTTTCTAAACATTTATCTTATGTCAGTAAGTACAACGAAATTAAACGATTTCTCGTGTATTGTCcatagtaatttttttgtactttacatgtacaatgacCTATTTTGAATAGAAGAATCTAAGAGGAATCCAATAGGGGGTGTAATACAAAGATGTTACGACCTCAGGTCGACGAAGACAAACTGTTTCAAGATAAATGTTCTCAACATGATTGTGTCTTTGGTTGTGGTTAATTGTGCCCTTTCAATTACAAAATTCTAAGCTTTTCTGATCTACCTTGCCTAGACTGTTTCCCCATGTCACTATTAGCTAAGCAACACCGAAGCCAATTCAAGCACGCTGAATTCAAACCCATCAATTCTAGTTGACTCGTAATGCGGAAATTCGTTTAATATAGAATAAATTTATATCTAACTGAACAAAACGAAGTTCTTGACTTCAAATGTATAATTAAATGATTTGTATAATCAGTTTCAAGAATAACGTTAAAAAGGGTACAATTCAGTGGATACGACCCACCCCTTACTCAAGATATAGTGATACCGTAAAACTGTAAAGTGCATCAAGTTGATCCACTATTATCAGTGGAATATATAGAGTCTATCCGGAGTGCAGAAAGCGATCTCGCCTGATCGGTACTGCTGGAGATAATACCATCCTCTACTATGCTTTTCAATCTTGTAATcatttacaatgttttgtatGGGTGTGAACTCATTTGTATACTCGTCAATACTCACTAACCCTTCTTCATGCTTCACCGTGGCTACCAGGATGAGATTACCTTGAGATACAGCAGCAGAAATGAAACTACCAGGTTTGGTTAATGTATGTTGTACAGCACCTTCTTTGTCTATCAATCGTAAAGTATTCGCTGTGTCGTTGTTAACGAGAAGAGAGTCATCGTAACTAGTGATTTGGTTAGGCGTATATCCATTGCATGGTATCTCCCTGACTGCTTGCCCACCTGCTGCTGAAAATACAAGGATCTTTTGGGCTTTCATGTAGCTCACATAGATCAGATCATCACAACCAACAGTGAGATTATGAAACCCGCCTTCATCTATACCCATAGACTGAAACATTACATTCAATTTTACGTATTCTGGTGTGTAGAGTGTGATATCGTTTGCATTATTGATCACAATACATCGACCATCAGAGAGGAACCCTACCGCATGAATCGCAACATACTTGAGAACTGTCTGTTGGAATTCGCCGTCAGAAGAGAAGATGTTGATGCCACCTGTGCAGCACCCTACTGCCATCCTATCATCTGGAGTACTAATCATGGAATTCATGCTGTTCTTAGTAGGCAAAGCGACATTCTTTTCAACTGCCTGAACAATCTTACCGAGATCTAACTCGTCCTTTCGAACGTTTCTCTCAAAACTGACACGTTTCCCTTTCTTGCTTGAATTCCTGGGCTTCTCGTAGTCAGGATCATCTTGATCAAAGGCCTCTCGTATCTCCTCACAGAGAGTGTCGTGTGCAGCCAAAGTATCCATATCGAACGGAATCTTTGTTCTGTTGGTTACCATGTCAGCAACGGTCGTCAACTGATTGATGTACTTCTGAGCCGATGTCTTCATCTCTTCCAGTTCTTTCTCTACTCGTTCGGTCATTTCCGTAACTTCTCCAAGCAGGGTGTCTCTTCTCTCTGTCATCTGTCGGACTGCATCATCGTAAGCCTTGTTGATATCATCTATACACCCTTTCTTAGCATTGGCAACAAGTTTCCTCTGTTCATCGATGAAATTTAAGTACTTCTTGAAGCATGTTTCCTTCTCATCCACCTTTGATTTTATGTCTTCGATGCTCTCCCTGTGTCTGTTCTCATAAGCAGCTGCCTCCGTGACCTGGTGCTTAGCTTCGTCTTTATGTTCCATGACAACACACTTGAAGCATGTGAATCTCCTGCAGTTGGAACAGAAGCACTCCTCGTCTTCTTTTGGGTGTTTCCTGCATTTCCGGTATCTACGTATCGTCACCTTCCCTGATGATATCTCACTCATGGCTATGACTTCATGATCGATGAAATCTCCCCATTGAGAGTGGGTGTTAAGGCAAGTGGTGCAGAGATACTTGCCACAGTCTTGGCAGTAGACAGCAGCACTGGGCGTGTCATCGGATTTACAACTCGTGCAAATCTGGGGATGACACTTCATGTCCTCTATTAGATTCCTCAAAGCAAGATTTACCTGTAGTTTGCTGACATCTTGGTTTGGGACCTGGGTTACAGCTCTGCAGACAGGGCATCGGATCTGGTAATTACCATGGCACTCCAAGAGGTTGTCCAGGCAAGGCTTGCAGAAGGTGTGAGAACAAGACAGGATCTTGGGATCAGTGAAGGTCGAAAGACATACAGGACATTCTGTACTCTGGGAgatgacattttttaatgtgtcagCCATGATGGAAACTCTACTGCAAAATGAAAGACaatattaaaaggaaaatatttaaaataaaaacaattagaATGTATGTACTTGTACTTGCATcgaatataaaataagaaaattcatCTGGTAAACAAATTCAGATTATGTAATTATATATCCACATTCGCTATAGGCCTTCAACCTGCTACTATTCAatacacattttcaaaatgagaccTAAATCGTTTCTTCTGAATGATTACtagattatttcattaattagtTATAAATTACTGTGCTTATAAGGAAACTTTTACTTCATTGTATACGCTatgtttatataaatatatatatatatatatatattcattattttgcgcCAATGATTtgtattacaatgtacatattcCATAActgtaaatatatttgtttgtataaaaacaattcaGATGTTATACATACACGTAATTTCAGGGGGGCAtacactatttatttttttattacaagctctgcttttcagtTGGCTCTCCCAGCTTTCAATGtagttttcattttgatattgtaatatattattgtttgtatttactTCAAATGCGATTATATGTTACTACTGTATAATAATTGTTAATATGAAAAATTTAAAgtggaaagtaaaaaaaattgaattgaattgacctATTTGTAAAGCATGAagtatgatattaatttaatcgCGCGCTCATTAGTATGTACTTTGATACAGGATGTTTATGAAGCTTATATTGCTTGGGATTGGGTGGGGGATGGGTATGCCCCTATTCAGGAAAAAATGTCTGAGTATCCAAACTTATCCTGTCACCAATCATAAAGAATCATGTTCATATAATGTTGTCCTATGTatgatgtattttaaaaaatacttttgacGCATATATTTTCTCTATTACTTCCTGGTTTACCTCTGATTCTCCCAAACGATGTTGATCTAAGTACGATCATGTTTCCTCATCAGACTGATAGAATGATTTTCCTATCCTTCGTTCTTAGATGtatggaagcgccgtggtgtagcggttctgactctcgccttgttaTCAGAGGATTGTGTgctcgaatcccaccatggcctagcgtcctttggcaaggcgtcaatccacactttgccactctcacccagttGCTAATTGGGTACCTGTAGGAAACAACAGTCACTGTGGTTGGTTTACAggtgtgcgcctaacaggctgcatGAATTGCTATgaagtgaccgggtaataataactGTGAAGCGCGTTGAGCAGTCAAAGATTGataaagtgctatataaaagccaattactattatcattattatgtatcTTGAACGGAATTTAGCtaaataaacatggtaaatCCCCATAGAATAATATCAAATATACAAAATCTTCACATTTTAGTCGAAGAGTGTAACTTTAAAACTGATCTGAAAGGTATCATGAAAtaggaaaacagaaaaatataaaacatgaatgGTTCTACTTACATTCCTCTATCTACCTTATGTATCCGTTAATACGATATAATATCAAAGTGAAATCAAagcaatattgcaatatggtgTAGTCTCACTGAACATTGCAGCTATTCTTGGTCTATTATTATTCACAATGTGATGCACTGAATCGTGTACAAGTTATTTACAAATTCGAGTGATCAGACTATTTTTAGTGAGTGGGAATTCCCAACGACATGCATTTCTCTTTGACATTGGACTTCTAATGTTATAAATGATTGTAGGGAGTTTTCGCATTTGCTACGGATTCTGCAacatagtaaatctattgaaaatgcaaatCAACTCACAGTGGACAGCTGAGaggtttttgtcgaaagttggtggacagCAGATAGTCCTAATATTCGGACGGGACGTAAAATTGCAAATACGTCGTTTGCCCAGAGTGCAGGGCGACACTGCTGTTAGGATTcactgattttcgacaaaggctgtttTGTTATGAAGGGCGTTGACAATAGATTCCCTACGTTGCAGAAGGCGTCTACGTTGTGTTGCAAAAATCCCTATTGATGAAGTACACATTGAATCAATCCAGGCCGGGGAGAATGaacaagtcccccccccccctaaaaaggGGGTAAATACGACATATCCCATAACTCACCTCCCCTCACCCGAGGGACATTATGTTGTATTCCGTGATAATTAAACCCAGGTTTAACCCTACTccaaactagaattttaaacaAAACTTCTATGGAAAGCTGGATTTTTAATTCCATTTTCGTGACAATTATAATGTATCAGTTAAttcaagggcggaaatctctcgccaaaggtaggggggccaggggctggaaaactttcgaccaaaataaatttgacgagcaaaacaAAAAGGTTATCAGcgaaaaagtaaggtcatctcgtccaaaatacatgtattatttccattttgaatgatgtatttctttccatcataaaagaccaaaaaatagcagggggacatttgatattgtatccgcttattatttttggtagggggacgcgtccccctgggaCTTCCGCCcatgaaataaatcattattAAACTCATATTTTTCCTATTGTTCCGATTTCGCGACtcaatcaattttgaaaaactaTGTGCAGCAAGTAAAGGATGATTTCTAATTGGTGGATGAGTTGACAAATGGTACTCCATAATAGTGTGGTCAAAGTTAACCCGGGATTAAGTCGGGGCTTAACTAAACCATtgcttttcagaataccacccaatatattttgtataaccTCCTGGTTTTAATGCGCAACATTTCTCCTGTTATTTGAGAACTGTCCCATCCTTGCATCCTATCATTGTGActatgggcggaaatcccagggggacaggtaCCCctaccaaaatagtaggggggacacaatatcataTGTCCCTCTACTATTTTGGGTcttttatgataaaatacatcattcaaaatcgaaataaaacattattttttttttgcttgtcaattttttttgtctaaaTGACCTggcattttgggtgataacccttttgtttttttttgcttgtaaaattttccagcccctgcccccccccccctacctttggggagagattccCGCCTATGATTGTGACGTCACTTCTGTGTATTAATCCCGAGATATATGCTGACAATATTCACAGACATCTGCCCCCGGATATCCACCCCCTAGGACAAGTAACTCCCTCGGACATCTACCccaggacatctacccccgtaCATCCACTCCCTAGGACATTTCCATGCGATTTGGGATTTACTTTTCAGTTTTTTTATGTGCTCAATTTCACTTGCAAATATAGTTGACCTTCAAGTGGAAAAGCAAGCATCTCCTAGGTTCTGTATTACAAAGGTTAGCGATAAATCAAACACTTGATTATTTTATGACTAATTATACATtttagtcaatgcaatcaattgtaaaaaaagtTCTACAATGATTGATAAGTTTtttgttacgggcccctgataaTGAACGTTGGTGGCGCATGTATTTAGAAATTCTCAAATTGCAATTATATCAAGGATTACTTTGTTCACAAGCAAGATTGATGTCattgttattatatatatatatatatatatatatatatacagatatatctatacagtgcgtcccagaaaaaacgaaaccgagatttagcgatgatttatcataacttaatcataaataaaattgacaaatgacctaccaatgtaatgCTTAGAATCTCCTacttcatctggtattacttagattattcctcattcacgcatgagtgagcaaaaacaattcgaagaaaggatgccaaaaactcatttggcggggtatctgaatttcaaaaagaaaatcacatgactaagaagttcaatatctgctcttttctttgataccttaatcacagaaaatggtcacgAAGTAAagaagttatgatccctcgaaacaatgcttgtatttccacaatttcattataaaataacagtgttttcaccggtttcccacagaagctatcgcacgtttaaatgcatggctgatcgtcaacaaaacggagtgtcgagtgagtttgaacgctagcctgtaaaacctcttcattttatgaaattaatggaattcaagccttatttcaaataaccagaactttgttatttcttgaccattttctgtaattgaggtatcaaattaaagagcagatattgaactttttaaaaatgtggttttctttttagaa encodes the following:
- the LOC135156638 gene encoding tripartite motif-containing protein 2-like; protein product: MADTLKNVISQSTECPVCLSTFTDPKILSCSHTFCKPCLDNLLECHGNYQIRCPVCRAVTQVPNQDVSKLQVNLALRNLIEDMKCHPQICTSCKSDDTPSAAVYCQDCGKYLCTTCLNTHSQWGDFIDHEVIAMSEISSGKVTIRRYRKCRKHPKEDEECFCSNCRRFTCFKCVVMEHKDEAKHQVTEAAAYENRHRESIEDIKSKVDEKETCFKKYLNFIDEQRKLVANAKKGCIDDINKAYDDAVRQMTERRDTLLGEVTEMTERVEKELEEMKTSAQKYINQLTTVADMVTNRTKIPFDMDTLAAHDTLCEEIREAFDQDDPDYEKPRNSSKKGKRVSFERNVRKDELDLGKIVQAVEKNVALPTKNSMNSMISTPDDRMAVGCCTGGINIFSSDGEFQQTVLKYVAIHAVGFLSDGRCIVINNANDITLYTPEYVKLNVMFQSMGIDEGGFHNLTVGCDDLIYVSYMKAQKILVFSAAGGQAVREIPCNGYTPNQITSYDDSLLVNNDTANTLRLIDKEGAVQHTLTKPGSFISAAVSQGNLILVATVKHEEGLVSIDEYTNEFTPIQNIVNDYKIEKHSRGWYYLQQYRSGEIAFCTPDRLYIFH